CCTACGGCACGGAATGACGCATATCGGCCGATTCGCGCGCCGCGACACGGCCTGGACGTTCACATGCCACCTATACTGCTCCGAAGGAGGAGACACCCATGCGTTTAGCGGTACGAATCTCGATAGTCGGGCTGTTGGTGGCGTCCCTGGTCGGCGGCCTGGCGTACGCCCAGGGCGGCAGCTCCACGCGGCTGCGCTACAAGTGGCGTGACGAAAAGGGCGCTTTGCACTACGCCGACGCAATCACGCCGGAAGCCGCACGGCTGGGCTATGAGGTCGTGAACGGCCAGGGCCTGGTGGTCAAGCGCGTGGAGCGCGCCAAGACGGAAGAGGAACTGGCCGCCGCCAAGGTGGAAGCCGCCCGCGTCGCCGCCGAAAAGGCCGCCGCGGACGAAATGGCAAAGAACGACGCCCAGATGCTGGCGGCCTATCCGACGGAAGAAGACCTGCGCAAGGCGATGCAGGCGCAGATCGACCTGATCGACCAGAACATCCAGGCCACGGAGATCGGTATCGCCAGCCAGGAAAAGAGCCTTGCCGAACGGCTCAACCACGCCGCCGAACAGGAGCGCGAAGGCAAGCCGGTGCCGCAGACCGTCCAGAACCAGATCAGCAAGCTTCGCAAAGGCCTGACCGACCACAAGGCCTTTCTTGAAAAACGCACTGCCGATCGCGCCGCCATGCTCAAGCAGATGGAAAACGAACTGGTGCACTACCGCGAACTGAAGACGCGCACCAAGGACCACTGACGCCAGCGCCGGTGCGGCACCGATGCCCGCTGGCTGACGCCACAAATGCAGAGGGGCGCCCACTGGGCGCCCCTCTTCTTTTCCGGATTCACCGCCGCTCGCGAAGACGACCGGCCCTAGAACGGCAACTTGATATTCGGCTCCACGGCCTGCAGCTGCTTGCGGTAGGCATCCTGGATCCGCAGCATCGCCGTTTCGTTGTCCGCGTCGAATCGCAGCACCAGAATCGGCGTGGTATTGGACGCACGCACCAGGCCCCATCCGTCCGGCCAGTCGGCGCGGACGCCGTCGATCGTCGTCACGCGGGCGCCCTCGAAGCTGGCCTTTTCGCGGAACCGCTCGATAAAGCGGTAATGCTCGCCCTCGGCCATCGGGATTTTCAGTTCCGGCGTGCTCACACCCTTGGGCAGGGCGTCGAAGATCTGCTGCGGATCGCGTCCTTCCGGATCGCTGCCCAGAATTTCCATCAGGCGGGCCGCGGCGTAGATACCGTCGTCGAATCCGTACCAGCGTTCCTTGAAGAAGAAGTGGCCGCTCATCTCGCCGGCCAGTTCCGCTTCGATCTCGCGCATCTTGCTCTTGATCAACGAGTGGCCGGTCTTCCACATCACCGGGCTGCCGCCGTGCTTGAGGATCTCCGGCTGAAGCTTGCCGGTGCACTTGACGTCATAAATGATCGAAGCGCCCGGATTGCGCACCAGCACATCCTTGGCAAACAGCATCAGCAGGCGATCGGGGAAGATCACCTCGCCCTGACGCGTCACCACGCCCAGACGGTCGCCGTCGCCATCGAATGCAAGGCCGATATCGGCATTGACCTGCTTGACCGTGAGAATCAGGTCGCGCAGGTTGTGCAGGTCGGACGGATCCGGGTGATGGTTGGGGAATTCGCCGTCCACCTCGCAGTACAACGGCATCACATCGCAGCCGATGCCTTCGAGCACCTGCGGCGCGACCGCCCCCGGAACACCGTTACCGCAATCGATCACCACGCGCAGGCGCTGGTCGACCTGGATATCGCTGGTGACGCGGTCGATGTAGTCCGCCTTGACGTCCATGTGCTGCAGGCCGCCGTTACCGCTGGTGTAGCGGTTCTCGGAGATGCGCTCATAGAGCCCCTGGATCGCCTGTTCGGCGAGCGTCTCGCCCCCCAGGACAATCTTGAACCCGTTGTAGTCCGGCGGATTGTGGCTACCGGTAACCGATACGCCCGAGCCGGTATTGAGGTGGTAGGTCGCGAAATACACCAGCGGGGTCGGCACGAGCCCCAGGTCGATGACATCCATGCCCGCCTCGCGCAGGCCGGCGATCAGTCCTTCGGTCATGTCGGGACCGGACAGGCGGCCATCGCGGCCCACCACGATCTCACGCAACCCGCGCTCGATACCTTCGCTGCCGATGGCACGGCCGATCTGGCGCGCCACGCCTTTGTCGAGCGTCTTGCCGATCACGCCGCGAATGTCGTACGCACGGAAGATGCTGCGGTCCACGGCCAGTCCGTGCACATGGCGCGGCGCGGCCGGCGGCGGCGGCGGGGCACCGGTGTGACCGGTGACTGCAGGACGGGGAGTGGCGGGGCGAACCGTGGCTTTGGGTTCCTGACGCAGTGCTTCGGCCATCGTGATCTCGGGCTCCTTGGAGGTTTTCGAACCAAGCTTCCCGCCGAGTTTCTCCAGGCCTGCCTGAATGCCGACCTTGCGCAGCCACAGCGCCATCGCACTGGCACCAGCAAAGACGAGGCTGAGTACCAGGAACAACCAGGGGTTATCGGGGCCGACGATGTACAGGCCCGGCGGTACGGCAGCAACGCGGAAGGTGGTCCCGCCCACCGGCATGCCGGGATCGATCACCACTTCCTGCTCGCCCGAGCCGACACCCACCAGCAACAGGTCGCCGCTGGAGCCGTCGCCCTGGCGCAGTTCCAGGCGCCCGAGAGCCACGTCGGCCGACGCAAACTGGTCGAGCAAGGGCTGCATGGGCAA
This genomic stretch from Tahibacter amnicola harbors:
- a CDS encoding DUF4124 domain-containing protein codes for the protein MRLAVRISIVGLLVASLVGGLAYAQGGSSTRLRYKWRDEKGALHYADAITPEAARLGYEVVNGQGLVVKRVERAKTEEELAAAKVEAARVAAEKAAADEMAKNDAQMLAAYPTEEDLRKAMQAQIDLIDQNIQATEIGIASQEKSLAERLNHAAEQEREGKPVPQTVQNQISKLRKGLTDHKAFLEKRTADRAAMLKQMENELVHYRELKTRTKDH
- a CDS encoding phosphomannomutase/phosphoglucomutase is translated as MKNSKAGATATVVEPAADTTRKFALPDINWKRAAQLGAATALMIAAVFCGWQALQRWRDAGARADLARLRQTESVRLTQVIKETHDRLAAALASDAVVRPLENGEAGFEEARTALRLAVPEMSEVQFFDPDLQAVIRADFRQFGYAKAAQVMKAQGGSAPVQSTVIGKSTRVLSFAEAVKKDDRIIAVAWVALPMQPLLDQFASADVALGRLELRQGDGSSGDLLLVGVGSGEQEVVIDPGMPVGGTTFRVAAVPPGLYIVGPDNPWLFLVLSLVFAGASAMALWLRKVGIQAGLEKLGGKLGSKTSKEPEITMAEALRQEPKATVRPATPRPAVTGHTGAPPPPPAAPRHVHGLAVDRSIFRAYDIRGVIGKTLDKGVARQIGRAIGSEGIERGLREIVVGRDGRLSGPDMTEGLIAGLREAGMDVIDLGLVPTPLVYFATYHLNTGSGVSVTGSHNPPDYNGFKIVLGGETLAEQAIQGLYERISENRYTSGNGGLQHMDVKADYIDRVTSDIQVDQRLRVVIDCGNGVPGAVAPQVLEGIGCDVMPLYCEVDGEFPNHHPDPSDLHNLRDLILTVKQVNADIGLAFDGDGDRLGVVTRQGEVIFPDRLLMLFAKDVLVRNPGASIIYDVKCTGKLQPEILKHGGSPVMWKTGHSLIKSKMREIEAELAGEMSGHFFFKERWYGFDDGIYAAARLMEILGSDPEGRDPQQIFDALPKGVSTPELKIPMAEGEHYRFIERFREKASFEGARVTTIDGVRADWPDGWGLVRASNTTPILVLRFDADNETAMLRIQDAYRKQLQAVEPNIKLPF